ACTCATTCCCACCAACCATGAGGATCCCCAAAGAGGACGTCCTCTTTGGGTCGAAGTGGCCCCCCTAATGATCCCGCTGGTTCTGGCGTTGGGGTTCCGCATCGATTTTGTTTATGCCATGGCCACCGGGCTACTCTTCGGGCTGCTGACCCAAAAGGTTTCGGGCAGCATGCTAAAAAAAATGGTTCTCAAAGGAATCCGCCCCCAGCTCCTTTTTATTCTGGCTGCAGTCATGATTTTTAAAACCCTCCTGGAAAATTCTGGTCTTATCAAAATTTTGGCCCACTTGCTTCCCGGCTATGGCATCCCCGTGGGAATTTTGGCTTTCGCCCTCCCGCTGATCATCAGTTTTGCAACCGGGATGGAGTTAGTAGCCGTAGGAATGGTATACCCCCTGTTGCTTGGTCTGATTCCCCCGGGAACACTTGCACTTCCTTACATTATCATCATGATGACGGCTAACGCCATCGGGCAAACCCATTCTCCAGTGCATATCTGCATGGTTGTTGGAAATGAGTATTTCGGCGCCAGTCTGAGGCGGGTTATTTGGATGAGCCTTATCCCTCAGGGATTCAGGCTGGCCGCAGCTCTGCTCTTTGCTTGGGCTTTAGCCATCTTCCTCCCCCGCTGATCAAAATTATAGGGTTTAAGCGGGGACGAACCAATTTAAACGGTTGATCCCTAAATTTAATAGGACGTAGATTTACGCAGATAACCACAGATAATTATTTTCTTTTTAGTTTATCCTGATAATCTGGGTTTACCCTGTTAGATCGTAAACATCTAACAGGGTGAATCCGTGTCCAAAAAAGAATTTCCTATACAATTGAATGAATGTTGAAGAAAATATTCTATCCCACATACCCGGCTGAAAGGAGGGGTTAT
This genomic interval from Deltaproteobacteria bacterium contains the following:
- a CDS encoding DUF401 family protein produces the protein MLGYLLILGALILGLAAGYDLPQIATYFLQGLLEGGTLQLLGVITLIEMLTIFLELTGSLQRILASLRRIFENSGVLIALVPSLLGLFPVPGGAMLSAPMVGIYGDEIGFKANRKSTINLFFRHIWDQVFPFKPHLILAATVVDIPLFTLIGWNLPVTLASVLVGFWYLIGRDPRLKPLIPTNHEDPQRGRPLWVEVAPLMIPLVLALGFRIDFVYAMATGLLFGLLTQKVSGSMLKKMVLKGIRPQLLFILAAVMIFKTLLENSGLIKILAHLLPGYGIPVGILAFALPLIISFATGMELVAVGMVYPLLLGLIPPGTLALPYIIIMMTANAIGQTHSPVHICMVVGNEYFGASLRRVIWMSLIPQGFRLAAALLFAWALAIFLPR